Part of the Nostoc sp. ATCC 53789 genome, TGGCTGACTGGGATTGCTCGGAACCTTCACCAACTTCGGGGGAGACTGGATACCCAAGCGGGATAAATCTGCAACCCATTGGGCTTGGATAGAGTTTAGACGATCGCTGTGGTATTTTCTTAAAAAAGCCTCGCGATCGCTTTTTGCAAGTTTACTATAATCTTTTACCGCTACTTCAGCCTGCTTTAACTGAAGTAAAAATGCTTTGGGACTATATAATCCTGGAATTGCGTCGATTGGACGACCCGATGCATCTAATATATAGTGAATGCTATTGCCTGTAATTGTCCGCTCCAACTTGCGTCCATCGCCAAAATCAATAGTTACTTTAGGTACAGGGCGCACCGATTGCCAGTGCAAGATAAAGTGGTCTTGAAGCAGCTTAGAAATTTCACTATTAGGATACAGTGCTACCCTGAAAAACCTACTATTGGCACAACTCAAATCCTGATCCAGTCTGCCCAGCAACCGCAGAGATAAAATAGGTTTACCACTAGTTCTAGCAGCAGCTTTGGCTTGTTCTATATCAGTGTACCAGTACAGACGAGAGGCATAACAATCTCGTTGTTGACAGAGTTCATCTAAAGCTACCCGGAGTGCAGATGAAGGTAGAACCGCATCTGAAGAATTAATATTTAACTTATTCGCATGAGATTTGAGAAATAGTTGTAACCCGCTTGGGCCTTGTTTCCGAAGTACAGAAACTTCTTGAGATAGCTTGGAAATTTCAGCTACAGGAGTTTGAGCATCAGCTGTCTGCAAAAAACTGAAGCTGACTAGCATGAGTGCGAAAGGATATTTGAAGGTTCTAAATTTCATATATTTTCAGAAAAATAGGGGCGTGGGTATTGCTATTCCTAACTAGAGAAGTCTAGTCTAACTTGTAAGAATCCCCAGATGCTCTGAAAGTTTCAGATGGGATCGTAAAGCTTAAAATATCGACATAAGCTCAAAAAATTCTCACTTGATTGTTGGCTGGTGAACGGGATGCGTCTTTAGGGTGTATGGAGATAAACAAATAGTATCTATTACTGAACGTATACACGTATTTATTTACATAAGGTACTTCATAAAGCTCAGGTTTTATTAAAAGTTCATATACTTTCTGCTTTAGTTACTTAAATATGCGAGTTAAGAGTTGATCTCCTACAAACTAGCTTTATTAAAAAATCAGTAGTATTCCTCTTTTATTAATAGGTGAAATACAACTAAAGTATAAATGGTTGTGCTGGCTTAGTTGATGAACAAAAACGTCAGCTATTTCAGGTGTATCTATTTGCTATCTCTCTAACAGACTGATTCAGCAGTCTTGAAATAGCCATTCTCTTTTTATTAAAGAGAAATTTACATCACCCTTAATTTGTAGGGTATTGGACTCGGTACGCTTAAGCTTTTTCAGATAATTAATTTGCTAGTAAGTGCTAGTATTCATTCACTTATGAAACCCCAAAATCAGGTTTTATAGGACAACATTCCCATGATTTACATCCTATAGCTACGGTTTATTTATAACTAGGAGCAAGCACAACTCCTTGAAAATTTTAATATTTACCAACCCATTTTGCAAATCTCCATGCAACAATATTTTTCTCATTTACTCATACTGGCATTAGGAACAACTTCGACTTTGATGATTACTCCATGTCAAGGTCAAACTCCGGTAAAGCCCAACAATCAAAATACTGAGAATATTAGTTCCGTATCTTCAAATTTACCTTTGGCTATTCCATTGAGTGATTCTCCCAATTCTACTAATAACAAACCAACTATTCTCTCTGAGGTAAGCAATAACTCTTCTGCTGTTAATGTAAATATAGCTGCAACGAAGCCAAAGCCACGGCTTCCTATATTCAGCAGAATTTTTCCCACACCTTCGATGCAGCAATAATCAACGGCTAATATTTACAGGACGTTCAAATTTATTGAGTGAAAATATGACTCCAGCAACAGAGATTCTAATTGTTCTCTTTTGCTGGAGTGAGAAGCATCTCATCCATAGCGGTTCTCGTTTGTATGCAATATACCCTGACTACACTTCCATTTCCCTCTTTTAAAAGAAGAGAAGATTTGAGTGTTATCCCTCAACATAACAAGGTTGAGGCTATGGTCTATATTGAACTCAACTGAGAACCGCTATATATGTTAGGCATACCCTACTTTCCAACATATCTGCATACGCATCAATCAGCCAGTATTGCATGGATAGCCTAGATAAGGTTTGAAAAATAGCTTCTTTTATACTAAATTTTCTCGATTTGGATCTCACAGTCTGCTCCCACAGTAATTATGCTATTTTCTGGAAAAGCATTCCAGTTACCTATAAATAGAGGTTCAGACGCAATAATTACAGAATTTGAAAAAGTCGGATCGTCTCTAATCCAATAAAGAGATGGAGCCGGAGAAGTTGTAGCAAATCGAGAAGCTATTAGGCGATGTCCGTCACTAAAGATTACATTAATTGAGGCTTCTACTTGATAGCGCTTTGCCATCTCTAATAGTGTTAATAATGTAGTACGTAAAGCATACTCTGGAGGCCGATGTTTGTTAATTTGACTTTGTGAAAGTAACAATGCAAAAATGTGTTCAGAGTCAGTATTACCATTAATTTTTTCGTAAAAATCTTGAGTCAAAGTGCTGCGGATTTTTCTGTGTAATGTTTTGTGGAAATTTTCAATCCTTCCATTGTGAATAAATAGCTGTTGTTGATGTTTAAAGGGCTGACAATTAGCAAAATCTACGGTTTGTTCGGATGTAGCACTGCGGACATAAGCAAGCACACACTTGGATTCAATGTAACGGCTGAGACTGGGTAAGTTTATATCATTCCAAATAGGTAGGGTATTTTTGTAGGTAAATGGTTCCATATCTTTTTGGCTATGATACCAACCCACACCAAAACCATCTGCATTTACTACCCCAGAAGTCATTTCGCGGGGTTTATAACCCTGAACTATGAGTGAGTGTTCTGGTTTATACAAAAGATGCTCTAAAGAAACAGGCGAACCAAGGTAAGCAAGTAAACGGCACATGATGAATATTCCACCTTCTATTAACACAATTATTGGGCAACAGCCTTACCCGCTTTTATTCGCCATCATTAGTGGTTCCCACTTATATGGTTTTCCGTCACCTGATTCTGATTATGACTTGCGTGGGGTGCATATTTTACCAGTTGAAAAAGTTGTAGGATTGGAAACTGGGAATGAAACTATTGAAGTTTTAGAAATTCGCGAAGCTTTAGAAATTGATTTAGTAACTCATGATGTCAAAAAATTCTTTTTAATGCTGCTTAAAAAAAATGGCTACGTATTAGAACAACTATACTCACCTTTAGTATTAACAACTTCACCCGAAGCCGAGGAATTAAAATTTATTGCCAAAGGTTGCATTACCCGTCACCATTATTACCATTATATTGGTTTTGCTGCAACACAATGGAAGCTTTTTGAAAAAGAACAGACGTATCGATTAAAGCCTTTACTTTATGTTTATCGAGTTTTATTGACAGGGACTTATTTGATGCAAACAGGTATAGTTGAAGCTAATCTAATGAAATTAAATGAGGTTTTCAATTTACCATATATTCATGATTTAATTGCCCAAAAGCTAGCGGGGAAAGAAAAGTCTGTTGTGTCAAATGTTAATGTAAATTTTCATCAAATAGAATATGAACGTCTGCGTCATAAATTGCAGGAAGCGTACGAATCCAGCCTATTACCTGAAGTGCATTCAGCGAATGCGGCTTTACATAATTTGCTAGTACGTCTGAGAACTAATGTAAAATTACAGAAATAAGTTTTATTTGTAAATCCTGTTTAAAAATATTCTTCTTGCTTTCAAGACTTCCAACTAAAAAAATATCCAATTTGTAGGATGCGTTAGATAGAACGAGGTAATACACCGCGATATGTAAACTAAAAGCACCCTACAAATATCGGATAATTTATTTTTTGGTATTCCCTTAACTATTAATTTCTAACTTTTTTACAACTTCAAATTCCAAGCAGCAAAAGCTAAGGTACCCCAACCAGCGAGAAAGGCTGCCCCGCCTAGTGGTGCGATCGCTCCCAAGGACTTAATACCAGTTAAGCTAATGGCATACAAGCTACCTGAGAAAATAGCAATGCCAGCGAGAAACAGCCATCCACTAGCGATGAGAGTGGGTTGAGGGGACTCAGCACGACTAATTAGTATTGCTACTAGAAAAAGTGCCAGAGCATGATACATTTGATAACGAGCGCCAGTTTCAAAAATTTCTAGCGATCGCTCACTAATTTTTTCCCGCAAGGCATGAGAAGCAAAAGCACCAGCAGCAACTGACAAACCGCCTAAAATGGCAGCTATGCTCAAAAAAATCTGCGTCATTAGACCTAGCCGTAAGTTGGTAAAATAGTCATTGGTCATTAGTCATTGGTGAATAACAAAGGACAAATAACAAAGGACAAATAACAAAGGACTATTGACAAATGACAATTAGACATCAAAATGATATGATACTGCCCCTTCTTCATTCACCTTAAAGTTTGCATTGAATTCTTTAGCTTTTTCGTCTAAATACTGCCTAGCATGGGCTGCGGGTAGTTGTGACTTCATTGCAAAGCCTAAAACAGTTACACGCCCATGATTTTCTTGTAGCATCCCATAAAAAATCGATTGCAGGCGATCGCTAACTTGTTGATTAAGCGCCTTTTTTTCTTGCCGACTTTGACGATATAATCCCAATGCTAACCATGTGCCCAGCGTTAGGCTAGGAACACCAAAAATTAGACGTTCTACCGCAGTATTATCAATTACAGGGGTATCTGTTGGTGCTACGAACTCAATCGAGCCATCCCAGGATAAGGGTAGGGTAATTGATTTTTCCATAGTCGTTTTATTAAATACCTCTGCTGCTGATAGCATTACAAACATAAATCCAAATGTCAGTAGCCAACCGGCAGCCAATTTTTCAGCAGTTTTCATAGTTCCACTTCAAATTTGAACTTTGCTAGCGATTTTAACCTGACTTTCGTAAAGGTTCTACTATATAAATCTACTCCCAGCGATGGTTTTTTAGCTTTTGTAAGGGAATTCTTGCATACCTTGCTAGTGGTAGCCTGTCAAGAAACAACCGAAAGATACGGCTTGTTCGTAGTTTGCGCTGTCTTCGCTAAGTGCAAACTACGAAACTATCAAATTAAATTTGACAGACTAATAATATTTATCTTACTTGCGTGTAGCTTCTAGTAGGCGAGAAAAATAGAAGCGAGTCTTCGTCATCGCCTTTCGTTGCAATGAAAAGCCATTACTTTCCAAGATTCTCACCACATCAGCTTCACGATGCAAATATGCACGAGTCGCTTTACTTGGTCCAGGAAAGAAACTGCCAATTTTCTTGAGTATAGTCAGGGCACAGGTCTTTGGCGCAAAACTGAGAATTATCCGTGACTGTGCTAAAGAACAGAGATGAGATATCATCTCATCGGCTTTTTCTTGGGGATAGTGAATGAGAACATCCAAGCAAATAACGGTATGGTAACTACCGCTCAACGATTCCAAATCCTGCACGGCAAAAGTGGGATTTTCCTCATTTCCCAAGGTTTGCTTGGCTCTATCCTTGCCTTCTTCCACCATTTTTTCAGAGATATCGGTGGCATAGACTTTGGCTCCATCTACTGCTAAAGGGATGCTGAGACTACCGACACCACACCCAGCATCGCAGATTGATAGCTCTGGTAAATTGTTATCAGCCTTTAACCAGCTGATAACTGTATCTACGGTTTGCTGGTGTCCATTGCGAATGTCTAATTGGACTTTGTTGACTTCGCCATCGCCGTAGATTCGCTTCCAACGGTCAAACCCTGTGGAATTGAAATACTCACGAACAATCGTTTTATCGTCGGCTGCGTTCATAAACTCTGATTTTTAGGGGTTCCCAATGCTTAAAATTATCATTGATAGGAACTCATAAGTACGGTCTTCCAGATTTTTCTAGATATGGTGCAGAAAAGTAGGGACACAAATATGTGCGCCTCTAATCATTTAAACGAGAACTGCTATATTTGAGTAAATATTACCGTTTTATGACTCATTAACACCATTTACTACTATTTAAACATTCATTCTTTTCTTTACTATAAATTTCATTCTTATTTCAACCTGTAGATGTAGACAACCCCTTCTTTAGGTAGAGTCGTGATTGCGATCGCAACATTTATGCTGTTAACGATTTAGCTTTTTGTAACCAATAAAACTGAATCATAGAAAAGTTTTAAGTAAATTTTCTTAGAGCTATTGTATGTTTTCTATTTAGTCTTAATTATTTTAGACATGGCACTGAACTCGTTAACAGACAGCCCTATTGTTGCATTTACAATTCTCCTAACAGTAATCTTTACTGTACCCCCTATATTTGAGCGACTAAGACTACCTGGATTAGTGGGGTTGTTAGTCGCAGGTATATTATTAGGACAAAATGGACTAAAGTTGTTAAATCCTGAATCTGAAACTATCAATCTGCTCTCGGATATCGGCAAACTTTATTTGATGTTCGTGGCAGGTTTAGAAATTGACTTAGAGCAGTTTCGTAAAACTAGAAATCGCTCAATTGGGTTTGGCATTTTAACATTTTTAGTTCCAATGATTGCTGGTATTGCTACAGGACGATTATTCAATTTTGGTTGGAATACTTCCGTCCTCATTGGTTCTTTACTGGCTTCTCATACTCTCTTAGCATATCCAATTGTGAGTCGTTTGGGAGTGGTCACGAATGAAGCTGTAACCGTCACGATTGGTGCCACAATTTTTACTGACACAGGTGCTTTGCTAGTATTAGCAATTTGTGTTGGAATTCACGGAGGAGAATTCTCCGCCATGAGTTTAGCGATTTTATTGGGAGGATTAGCAATTTACACTGCTGTTGTCCTGTTTGGCTTTGACTGGGCAGGAAAAGAGTTTTTTCGCCGCTCTGGGGATGAACAAAGTAACCAGTTTTTATTTATATTGCTAGCATTATTTTTGGCATCTGTCGGAGCGCAGGTAATTGGAGTTGAGAAAATTGTTGGTGCTTTTTTAGCAGGTTTAGCTGTCAACGATGTTCTAGGACGTAGCCCAGTCAGAGAAAAAATCGAGTTTATTGGTAGTGTTTTATTTATCCCTTGTTTCTTTGTGGACATGGGATTATTGATCAATATTCCTGCATTTATCAAAACCCTCAGTTCAATTTGGCTGACTCTGGTAATTGTAGTAGCTTTGATTGGCAGCAAATTTATAGCAGCATTATTAGCCAAATTACTGTATCGCTACAACACGGCGGAATTGCTAACGATGTGGTCATTGTCGCTACCACAGGTAGCAGCCACACTAGCAGCAGCCTTAGTTGCATATCAAACGGTAAATCCTGCTGGTGAGCGCTTAATCAGTGAAGGTGTCTTAAACAGTGTGATTGTCCTCATGCTGGTGACTGCTATTTTAGGCCCAGTGATCACATCACGATTTGCTCCTTCCCTACAGCTTTCTCAGACAGATTTTGAAACAGATAGTTTGACAACTTGGTGGCAAGGTAATGAAGATGAGCAAGTAGAAAAAAATCAGTATCCATTTACTGTAGTAGTGCCAATATACAACCCTCAAACCCAGCGCTATCTAATAGAAATGGCAGCACTACTGGCTAGTCATGAATCTGGAAAAATTGTGCCATTGGCTATTACTAGAGCGCATATTCAGATGGATGATCCGCAATTAGTAACTGCACTCGACCAAAGTCGAGAAAGATTGAATTTAGCTAAAGAAATTAGTCAAGAATTTGAGGTAGAAGTATCGCCAGCAATTCGGATTGATGATGATGCAGCGTTGGGAATTAGCCGTGCGAGTCGAGAACAAAACGCTAGCTTAGTAGTGATGGGTTGGTCACGGACAACAGGTTTGCGTGCCCGCTTATTTGGTAGTGTAATTGATAGCGTTTTCTGGTCTTCTCACTGTCCAGTAGCAGTAACACGCCTCTTGAGCAGTCCTAAAACAATCCAAAGAATTCTTGTACCAGTTGGAGACTTAACACGCCAAACCATTGGTGCTTTACGGTTGGCCCAAATTTTGGCTGACGTTAATCAGGCTGAAGTTGTGCTGTTACACGTATGCGATCGCAAAACACCTCAGATTCGAGTAGAAAATTTTGTATCTCAATTGTCTGATATTACCTCTAAAAGCCAATTAGAGGTGAATACAAATATCCAAACAATCAGGGGTGATGATATTGCTAGAGTGATAATTCGGGAGGCTCAGGCGTTTGATTTAGCGGTGTTGCGTTCCGTTCGTTATCGCACAGCCGGCGGATTAGCCGTCAGCGAAGTGACAACGCAGTTAATTCAAGAATTGAAATGCTCAATTGTATTGCTTGGAGAACCCCACTCATGATGTGGGGAGTAGTGTGGGCTAATCTTCATAAATTAATGAAAGGTGCGATCGCACGCACTAAACTGTTTAATGAGCTTGTAGCCAATTAAGCAAATCAGCGATCACACTAAAATCTAACAAAGCCTCACCCAGTGCTTCCAACTGTTCTAGAGAAAGACTTTGAATTCGTTCCCGAACTTCGTCGGGTAACTCTCCTACCCGTTTTTGTAGCTGTCGTAAGACAAGTGCTTGCTCACCTTCCCGTTTTCCTTCCTGTTTTCCTTCCTGTTTTCCTTCTTCCTTTCCTCGCTCGTAGCCAATGCGCTCGCCTGTAGTGATGTAACTCATGGTACGCTCCTGCTCAAATAACTTAAATTCTTGCCAAAATTCTGCTTCTAACGCTTTTGGTAAAATCATAACCCAATCGATAAAACGATAGAGGTTGCGAATATCCCTTTCTTGTAGCCCTTGTTCATATAATCGCCGAATTAAGCTAAATTTCCAATTTTTACGTTCTCCTGGCTGTTTACTAGTTTGCTGGGTTTTCAAATGTGCCATTACCACCGTTGCAAACGGATTATCGCTATTCTCTAACTCTGTCCATTGTTGTTGATAATCCAGCAGTTTGATAGTTCCAAATCTAAAATTCAGACCACAATCGGGATAATTGTAACTGTATTGATTTGGTCTCCAAGTAGAGTCAGCATCACACAAAATTGCTAGGCTAATGGCTGGTTGAGCAAATTTATCAAAAATTCGCAGGTTGTAAGAAAACATCCTTTGAGCAAAGGCATCTTCCGGTTTGGCCTGAACTTCGACATGAATCAACAGCCAAACTTCTTGTCCTTGAATTTGCCAGACTTTGACTAACTTATCTGCATATCTTCTACCAAGTTCAGCGTCCCGTGCTATTTGTTGAAATTCCTTATCGAGAAACTCATGGGGACGTTCCCAATTAATTAATGCTGCTGTTTGGGGGAAGAAAAACTGCATTGCTTGGGGAAAGTAGGCTTCTAAGATTTCTTTCCACGGCGAATCGTTATCGGCTCTTTCTCGTTCCTCGATCATCAGTTGATTGGTAAATTTATGTTCTTAATAGTAAGGTCTGAGCAGCCAATATTTTTCAGGCAGGTTAGAAGTTCCTCTTTTGCGTACATTCCCTTTAGCTTGTAAATAAGTCAAAATGAGACTTGATGCTTAAGATTGTTTTTGGTGCGATCGCTCATCTTCTTTCGAAAATTCGCCACAGTCCTGATAATGTTTTCACCGCAGACGACAGGGAGAAATAACGATCGCTCTCCACGGAAGTTTCATTTTTCTCCGGAAATAGCAAAAATTTTTCATCCAACAAGAGAAATTTGCTCATTTTATTATTAATTTTTGTAAAATTGATGTCTTCAAGACTAGAAACCTGATATCTAGATAGCTAAACTAACAAACAGTGCATCTGTACTGTTAATTATTAAAAGTAGATGTGGCGCTATAGGGTGAATGATCCCAGTACAACTTATCCTCAAAAACTTTCTTAGTTACCGTGATGCAACTTTAGATTTTCGTGGTTTGCATACGGCTTGTATTTCGGGTTCCAATGGTGCGGGTAAATCTTCGCTTCTGGAAGCAATCACTTGGGCAATTTGGGGTGAAAGCCGCGCCACTGCTGAAGATGATGTCATCTATTCTGGCGCGAAAGAAGTTCGGGTTGATTTTACTTTTCAAAGTAACCAGCAAAAATATCGGGTGATTCGTACCCGAATTCGGGGAGGTACTAGCGTTCTTGAATTTCAAATAGAAATCCCATCTGGGTTTCGCTCACTTACTGGCAAAGGGGTAAGAGCAACCCAAGATTTGATTTTAGAACATATCAAGCTCGATTACGATACATTTATTAATTCTGCCTACTTACGTCAAGGTCGTGCTGATGAATTCATGCTCAAGCGCCCAACGGAACGCAAAGAAATTTTAGCAGAGTTATTGAAACTCAATCAGTATGATGATTTGGAAGAACGGGCAAAGGAATCTTCTCGTCAGTTTAAAGCCAGGGCAGTAGAGTTAGAGCGTTCTTTGGAGTCGATTAAAATTCAGTTGCAACAACGCGAGACAACTGAAGCGCAAAGAGTGGAGTTAGAAGCCGAACTCAACCAACTGCAACAGGTACAAGCCTTTGATAATATTCAATTACAAAGTTTGCAAGTTGTCCAGCATCAGCGCCAAAATTGGGAACAACAACTCAGCTTTGTAAAACAGCAATACCAAAATCTTACCCAAGATTGCGATCGCCTCCAACAAGAACAATCAGCTATTGGCTCTCAGTTATCAGATTTAGAAAAAATATTACATCAAGAAGCTGAGATTAAAGCTGGATACGCCCAATATCAAAGTCTCCAATCTCAAGAAGAAGCCTTTGCTGCCAAATTTGAAGAACACACCCGCGCCCAACAAACTCGCCAACAAAAGCAACAACAGCTTACCAAACAAATTCACGAAATCGAACGGCAACTGCAACAAGCCCAAGCGCAGTTAGAAGCTTTGCAGCAACAAGAGCGAGATATTCAACAAACTCTGACTAAATCGGGTGAAGTCGAAGCTGCTTTGGCACAACTAACCGCAGCCCGCCACCATGTTGCGCGCTTAGATCAACTGCAAATGCAAGTTACTCCGTTGTTGCAACAACGAGCAACTTTACAAAGCCAACTCGATCGCACTCATGCTGGTTTAGTAGCGCGACTCGAACAACTCCAAAGTACTGAGAACCAATTGCAACGCCAGCAGCACCGCCAACCGCAACTACAACAAGCGGTAATGGATGTGGCAATACAGATTGAGGAACTGGATAAAAAGCGGGTTTATCTGCAACGAGTGCAGGAAAAAGGACATGAAAGGCGACACTTTATCGAACGTCTGCAAGCTCATCAACGTGACTATGAAAAACTCATGGGCGAATTAGAGCAGAAATTGCAAATGCTGCAAAATCCTGAAGCTCTTTGTCCATTATGTGAGCGTCCACTGGATGAACATCATTGGAGCCGGGTGGTGGAAAAAACCCAGGCTGAGTTAGAGGATACCCAAGGGCAGTTTTGGGTAGTGCGGGAACAAATGGCTGTGTCTGATAGAGAAATTCAGGTACTTAGGCAGGAATATCGAGAAATTTCGCAACAATTGGCGGGCTACGATGGTTTACGCGAACAACGGGGACAGTTGGCAGCACAATTAGAAGCGACAACTGATGTCCAACAACAGTTACAACAAATTGCTGTTGAAAAACAGCATTTAGAGCGATCGCTCCAAGCTGGTGATTATGCTCCGGATAAACAAGCCGAACTCCGCCAGCTAGACCAATATCTGCAACAAGCTAATTATAATGAACAAGACCACGCCCTCGCCCGGAGTGAAGTTGAGCGGTGGCGATGGGCAGAAATTAAACAAGGGCAAATTAAAGATGCAACTAAGCGACAAGCGCAACTATTAGCCCGAAAACCAGAATTACAATCCCAAATTGCTCAATTACAAGTCAGAATCCAGCAAGATCAGACTGATTCTGAATGTGCTAAACAAATTGCGGCTCTTGAGCGTCATATTGCCGAAATTGGCTACAGTTCCGAGCAGCACAACAATCTGCGTATAGCTGTCCGCCAAGCTCAATCTTGGCATTTGCGGTATCAACAACTGCTATCAGCCCAGCAGCAGTATCCCCAACTCCAGACGAGATTGCAAGAGTTAGAGGAATCCAGAAGCGCCAGAGTAACGGAACGGCAAAAACTTGGCGGACAAATTGAAAGCATTATCCAGCAACTACAAGCAACAGCTAACCCATCTGCCCAAATTCAAGCTTTAGAGCAGCAATTAGCAATCCGCAGACGGCAACTCGATGAGCAAATTGCCAAGTTAGGGCGTTTGGAACAGCTGGCGCTTCAACTGGAAACGCTGCAAATTCAGTATGAACAACAGCAGCAGCAATTACAATCTTGCAAGCAAGAATATCGTGTTTATCAGGAATTAGCGCAAGCTTTTGGTAAAAATGGTATCCAAGCACTGATGATTGAAAATGTGTTACCGCAACTGGAAGCCGAGACAAATCAATTACTTTCGCGGTTGAGTGGTAATCAATTTCACGTACAATTTATTACTCAGAAAGCTGGGCGCAGTGCTAAATCAACCAAGAAAAATGCCAAGCTCATAGACACCCTAGATATTTTAATCGCCGATTCTAGAGGAACGCGATCTTATGAAACTTACTCTGGTGGAGAAGCCTTTAGAATTAACTTTGCCATCCGTTTGGCACTGGCGAAATTATTAGCGCAACGGGCAGGGGCGGCATTGCAATTGTTGATTGTGGATGAAGGTTTTGGTACACAGGATGCCGAAGGATGCGATCGCTTGATTGCAGCGATTAATGCGATCGCTTCCGATTTCGCCTGCATCCTCACTGTCACCCACATGCCCCACCTCAAAGAAGCTTTCCAAGCCAGGATTGAGGTGAATAAAACTCAAGAAGGTTCGCAGTTGAGTTTGTCAATTTAATTGAATTTTACCCGTGCATCCAGACCATAGGAGCGAAGCATTTTCGTTAGGGTTTCGGCTTGTGCGCG contains:
- a CDS encoding DUF423 domain-containing protein, with amino-acid sequence MTQIFLSIAAILGGLSVAAGAFASHALREKISERSLEIFETGARYQMYHALALFLVAILISRAESPQPTLIASGWLFLAGIAIFSGSLYAISLTGIKSLGAIAPLGGAAFLAGWGTLAFAAWNLKL
- a CDS encoding cation:proton antiporter, giving the protein MALNSLTDSPIVAFTILLTVIFTVPPIFERLRLPGLVGLLVAGILLGQNGLKLLNPESETINLLSDIGKLYLMFVAGLEIDLEQFRKTRNRSIGFGILTFLVPMIAGIATGRLFNFGWNTSVLIGSLLASHTLLAYPIVSRLGVVTNEAVTVTIGATIFTDTGALLVLAICVGIHGGEFSAMSLAILLGGLAIYTAVVLFGFDWAGKEFFRRSGDEQSNQFLFILLALFLASVGAQVIGVEKIVGAFLAGLAVNDVLGRSPVREKIEFIGSVLFIPCFFVDMGLLINIPAFIKTLSSIWLTLVIVVALIGSKFIAALLAKLLYRYNTAELLTMWSLSLPQVAATLAAALVAYQTVNPAGERLISEGVLNSVIVLMLVTAILGPVITSRFAPSLQLSQTDFETDSLTTWWQGNEDEQVEKNQYPFTVVVPIYNPQTQRYLIEMAALLASHESGKIVPLAITRAHIQMDDPQLVTALDQSRERLNLAKEISQEFEVEVSPAIRIDDDAALGISRASREQNASLVVMGWSRTTGLRARLFGSVIDSVFWSSHCPVAVTRLLSSPKTIQRILVPVGDLTRQTIGALRLAQILADVNQAEVVLLHVCDRKTPQIRVENFVSQLSDITSKSQLEVNTNIQTIRGDDIARVIIREAQAFDLAVLRSVRYRTAGGLAVSEVTTQLIQELKCSIVLLGEPHS
- a CDS encoding nucleotidyltransferase domain-containing protein; protein product: MMNIPPSINTIIGQQPYPLLFAIISGSHLYGFPSPDSDYDLRGVHILPVEKVVGLETGNETIEVLEIREALEIDLVTHDVKKFFLMLLKKNGYVLEQLYSPLVLTTSPEAEELKFIAKGCITRHHYYHYIGFAATQWKLFEKEQTYRLKPLLYVYRVLLTGTYLMQTGIVEANLMKLNEVFNLPYIHDLIAQKLAGKEKSVVSNVNVNFHQIEYERLRHKLQEAYESSLLPEVHSANAALHNLLVRLRTNVKLQK
- a CDS encoding DUF4351 domain-containing protein, whose product is MIEERERADNDSPWKEILEAYFPQAMQFFFPQTAALINWERPHEFLDKEFQQIARDAELGRRYADKLVKVWQIQGQEVWLLIHVEVQAKPEDAFAQRMFSYNLRIFDKFAQPAISLAILCDADSTWRPNQYSYNYPDCGLNFRFGTIKLLDYQQQWTELENSDNPFATVVMAHLKTQQTSKQPGERKNWKFSLIRRLYEQGLQERDIRNLYRFIDWVMILPKALEAEFWQEFKLFEQERTMSYITTGERIGYERGKEEGKQEGKQEGKREGEQALVLRQLQKRVGELPDEVRERIQSLSLEQLEALGEALLDFSVIADLLNWLQAH
- the bchM gene encoding magnesium protoporphyrin IX methyltransferase, which gives rise to MNAADDKTIVREYFNSTGFDRWKRIYGDGEVNKVQLDIRNGHQQTVDTVISWLKADNNLPELSICDAGCGVGSLSIPLAVDGAKVYATDISEKMVEEGKDRAKQTLGNEENPTFAVQDLESLSGSYHTVICLDVLIHYPQEKADEMISHLCSLAQSRIILSFAPKTCALTILKKIGSFFPGPSKATRAYLHREADVVRILESNGFSLQRKAMTKTRFYFSRLLEATRK
- the egtC gene encoding ergothioneine biosynthesis protein EgtC, translating into MCRLLAYLGSPVSLEHLLYKPEHSLIVQGYKPREMTSGVVNADGFGVGWYHSQKDMEPFTYKNTLPIWNDINLPSLSRYIESKCVLAYVRSATSEQTVDFANCQPFKHQQQLFIHNGRIENFHKTLHRKIRSTLTQDFYEKINGNTDSEHIFALLLSQSQINKHRPPEYALRTTLLTLLEMAKRYQVEASINVIFSDGHRLIASRFATTSPAPSLYWIRDDPTFSNSVIIASEPLFIGNWNAFPENSIITVGADCEIQIEKI